The Jaculus jaculus isolate mJacJac1 chromosome 3, mJacJac1.mat.Y.cur, whole genome shotgun sequence genome includes the window GGATTGGCCCAAAGACACATGTATTTGACCACACACTAAGCCAGTGGTTGCTGCATATATGTTATGTatattgtatataaatatataaatatatgcatattgtCGATAAAGTCCACATATCCAAACACTTGGTTTTCACTAATGGTGTTTATAACCCATAATATGGGTGGGCTTCACTCAAAATATTCAAAGAGATTAACCAAAAATGAATTGCTATGGGAAGAAATTCTGCTTCAAGCATCCAGACTTAATAATGTATAGGTTTCCAGACTATGGGTCTATTTGGCAGTCCTCAGACACACTgagtaaacaaattttttaaattttccttgtcCCCCACATATCACCTTCTCTTTTTTGTCCTGTCCTCTGTCTCAttatgtctatctctttcactttcactctctttccctccttcctttcccctacatgtatgcatatatgtaggaTGAGTATAAACAGACTATAAATGCATGTTATAAAACAtagatacatatatgtaataataattatatatatacacattttaaacAGTTTACTTCCTACATTTGCCTAGACattcctgactaatacagataatttatttgtaagagaaatTTGTCATACACTAATCAACTTACTCTTTCTTATGATACATTAGTATGAAAACTGAGTAACTGCTAAAATCATACCATAAAATTAGATGGACTGTGCCACTTTCTTTAGCACCTGTCTATAATAAGCAGTAAGCATGGTAACATGTATGTAGACTGTACAAATACTTGAGTTTTCACACCTAAAGTCCAATGGTACAGAACAGAATTAAAACCATGAAAGAAAACATTGATTACTTTTAtcaattgttttatgttttctttttctctttctctgcttttcttttccagatcAATCAGCATTTTCAAAACATGGCCAATTCTACTCAGGTGACTGTGTTTCTCCTGGAGTTTTTTGCTGAGTCATGGGAGCTCAGGCTCCTGCTCAGCATGTTGTTCCTGCCACCCTGCTGGGAAACCTCCTCATCATCCTGGCCACCACCCTGGATCAGAACCTGCACacacccatgtacttcttcctcaggAATCTGTCCATCTTAGACATGTGCTACATTTCTGTCACTGTCCCCAATGCCTGTGTCAACTCTCTCACTGACAACAGGGTCATCTCTATGTCAGGTTGTGCAACCCAGATCTTTATGAtctttttttgtgcatgtgtggagattcTGTTTCTCACTGTAATGGCTCACgaccgctatgtggccatctgcCAGCCCCTCCTCTACCCTGTGATCATGAACCACCAATTTTGTGTTCAGATGACACTGGCTTCTGTACTTGTCAGTCTTTTCATTACAAGTGCACAGACAGGCAACACATTCCAGCTGTCCTTCTGTCAGTTTAATGTGGTCTCTAAGTTCTTCTGTGATTTGCCTTCACTGTTGAGGCTTTCCTGCTCAGACACCTTTAGCAACAAACTCTTAATTCTTCTCACAGCCATAGGACTTGGTGGTAGCTGCTTTACCTTCATTACCATATCATATGCTCACATATTTTCAACTGTGCTGAAGTTTCCTGTCAAAGAGCGAGGAAAGGCCTTTTCCACCTGTGTCCCTCACATTGCCGTGGTGTCTATGTTTCTTAGTTCTGGTGCCTATGTGTACCTCAAAACTCAGGGAGTCTCTGAAGTGGTTCAGGACATGGTTCCTTCTATATTTTATAGCATTGTTCCTCCGTTCGTCAATCCTATCATCTACAGTTttagaaacaaacagataaaggaAGCTGTGAGGAAAATAGTACTAAAAAGGTTTTACTTAAGAAAGTTATAAGGATCATTTGTAGATTTATCCTGGGATGTCACTAAATGagattttcactttaaaaatgcaccccttgggctggagacatggcttagcggttaagcgcttgcctgtgaagcctaaagaccccagttagtggctcaattctccaggacccacgttagccagatgcacaagggggcacaagcatctggagttcgtttgcagtggctgaaggccctggagtgcacattctctccctctctctttctctttgcctctttatctctctttcacgctcaaataaataaaaataaataaaatattttaaaaatgcaacccTTTTCTGCAATTTATGTTGACATCACCAAAATCATGTATTGACATCTGAGTGGTAAAGATTGTAACCATTTCTGTATTGCTGTCAGTTATTACTTTGAAactgaataaatattttgaacttATTAATGTATTTGTATATCTTTATTGAGCACATTTTGTTTAATTTGATACAGGTATTCAGTGCCTCAATTATGAAATTAGAGTAGTAATCATTTTTATCACTTTacacattttttacatttttgagtaATTCTGTAGCATTTATATACCTCAGTGAATATCACTAAACATATATGTAGGGAATTATTTTagagtaattatatttataattcatCAAGTATTTATCAAATTTGATGAGTTTATAAAGAATTCCTTGATCAATCAAATGTAGAGTGATTAATAGGACCACCCTTGTTATTGATTCAATGCAATGGAAAATTTAGATATAAGTAATATGGTACTTTGGAACCAAGTATGTCTAAAAACAAGGTAACATAAAATAATTATCCAACTAGCACTTATATCTCAATCTATTTGGAATATGAAAATGTATATCTTCAAAAGAAGTAGTTATAAAATTGTGACAAaatactacaagccttaaatttgtccagccaggccaaatgagctaatgggtacaatagtgacatgtgtgatatgggagaaaccaatagctctcttattggactggaggcctcctCCAAGGAAGGGCAAacagccctgatactgaaaacctacaacaggggtagtcatgagccctaggggtgtaatgtctgctggtgtctggctaaatgtatatactatgctcaccaaactgcccagtaatcacttctcttaatgttcatacccatccaTGTATTAATGtaactctcagttttggttaaagaaggttgtcttttcagatggcaatgaccttgggatggtctttgatccatttggacttgagtgtagtacatggcgacatgtgtggatcaagtttcaatttcctgcacatggttatccagtttatccagcaccatttgttgaagatgctgccttttttccagcctatattgttagggcctttgtcaaatatcaagtagctatagttgcttgacccaaagtcagggtcctcaagtctattcaattggtctatacttctgtttttaatttaatagcatgttgtttttattactatggctttgtaatatagctttagatcaggtatggtgatgcctccagaggtatttcttttgctgagggtatgtttggatatgcgaggccttctgcctttccatatgaaatttgtagggattttaactggaatcacattaaatctatatattgcctttggtaggattgccatcttcacaatgttaattctgcctatccaggagcataggaggtctttccattttctcaagtcctcctcattttcttttttgagtgtttttatgttttcattgtatagatctttcacttccttgattaatgttattccaagggtttttgttttgttgttgttgttgttgttgctattgaaaatgggaccatgtcccttatttctttctctgcatctttgtcatttgcatatagaaaggccactgatttttgtacattgattttgtatcctgctactttgctataggagttaatcgccttcaggagtttgggatggagtctcttgggtctgttacatatataatcatgtcatcagtgaatagaggtaacctaacttcttcttttccaaattgtatcccttttatttccttctcctgtattattgcttgagctaggacttccagttatattgaaaaaaaaaaaaaaaaaaaaaacagaggtgagagagatcaaccctgtcttgttcctgatcttaatgggaattcctccagtctctctccattaagtattatttgggccttaggagctttgtatattgcctttgttatgttaagatatgaaccaaccatgccaattctctccaatattttgatcatgaagtgatgttttatcttgtcaaagtccttttctgcatctatcgaaatgatcatgtggtttttatgtttaacctttttacgtggtgtattacattgacagatatctgtatgttgaaccacccctgtgttcccaggatgaatcctacttggtcagggtggataatacttttgatgtgttgttggattcagtttgagaggattttgttcaggatctttgcatgtaagtttatcagggaaataggccagtagttttcttttcttgtggcatctctgcctggttttggaattagggtgatactagcttcataaaaggagttgggtagctttccctgttctccaattgtgtggcacagtttgaggaataccggtttgagttctttcatgaaggtttgatagaattcagctgagaagccatctggtcctggactcttctttttagggagctttttttattattattactttttcaatctcaatgagtgtgataggtttgtttaggagattaatctgctctgaacttagctttgatagatggtatgcacccaggaatttatccatctcttccacattatccagttttgtggagtagaggtttgtgaaataagtcctgatgattctttgggccaagatggcgaccacctagctgtgctgctgataccggggaaagaaaggcaaggcattaagagttcactgggtcttttaggggaaagcaatctccaatagattgccagttgGAGGGCACAGAAGGGGGAAATACatggaattgctgattccctcgcaggtgggtagcccacccctccccccaagtagccctCATATCCATGGAGCCACTGCACGCCCATTGATCCCTGCGTGTGGAAGCTTATGGTGCTCCGCCCACtcgcccacttactgctctgctGCTGCAGGCTCAGTGAGTCCCGgcaaaacagggaatcgctgattccctcccAGGCGGGTAGCCTACCCCACCCCCCAACAGCTACTGTATCCACAGCACCCAGTGCAGCAATCAATCCCTGCGTGTGGAAGCTTAGGCTGCTCTgcccactcgctcacttactgctcctgccaccagaCATTCAGTGAATCCAGGCTCATAGCAACTGCCACagaagctcagactgtgtctgtcgaTTGCGCCAGCtgaggtgccatcccctacctgtctgcctcaTTGACCATcctccattgtcctgtggcaggggagcacagactgcttctgggttccagtgttcccatgccagagtttggtctactttagtgcttggtgcctcagtgtcccttctAGCTCAaacgcaggcagctttggtggaTTAGTGATTGCGACATCAGGCATCCTTGGCGCCctggccaggcagtagatcaggcggctttagcaagtgagagccaaagcccaggctgcttggcaactgcctcaggctgcctcagattcccactgtgcttgagcccaggctgatacaCCCActtatgtgcccatacactgtgatgggcagaccgtagcataaaagaatgaaaaatcaaatgcaagaaaatccaggtagatcacccagtcctacaatgaacatctctaatcaaaacatagaagagtcattaggatcagaacaccaaaattaagctatgagcaatgcaacctagCTGCTTTCTTGACTTTGTCTTTGTGAtctatgtttagagtcttaatgataataggacctggagaatttctCTTTTGGTACAGTCTATTTGCATTTCTGCTAGCTCCTTGTagcttgatgggactttcttttgagagagtgggaaagttttctttgataattttgttgaataagttctccatgactttggtctgaatttcttcctcttctggtattcccaCGATGCAAATGTTGGGATGCTTAAGGGTAacccacaatttcctcatgttctgctcacaaAAGTTTTTGAGctttttgaaacttttggactcatgaactgtttcttctgttttgtcttcctgttctgagtttctatcctccacatggctgactctgttcttgagagcttctatagagctttgggcttgttcaatttgctTTGTATTTCCtattgcttttttatgtatagtttccatccctctgtagagttcccttttcatgtcattttctgattttcttaatgcttcttggaatttatccttaGATGTTTTATGTCTTTATTGAGCTTAGTCATGTTATTGAGttgttctcctcttcctcctcctcctcctcctcttccttctcctccttcttctttttctttctctccttcaggtCATTTAACTgcctttggaacccttcctggttcttttctattaggtctaatctggAGCAGACAGctttcatacaattattggccctttgttgaatTTCTGCAAGTtatgctatttgcttggccagggttgcatatcttgtatcttcattttggggttctggtcctagtgtctcttctatgttttcattagagacatccattgtgggactgggcagtttgatttctctctctctctctctccctctttttttctttttcttcgaggtagggactgactcgggtccaggctgacttggaattaactatgtaatctcaggtggcctctaattcccagcgatcctcctacctctgcctcccaagtgctgggattaaaggcatgcaccaccacacctggcttgatttttcattttattgcgTTTTGTGCTGTGGTTTGCCCATGACAGTGGCTCAGAATGCCTGGGGAAAGGATGCTAGCCTGTTGGACTCAATCCGTGATCAGGGTGGGAGGGGCAGTGGCAAATGGGACTGCATTTGTGGGCAGGTGGAGTTCAGAAAGCCTAGGGCAGGGATGCTaccctgctggtctgggtctgcATACAGGTGTGGGAAGGGTGGTGGTGAGTGGGACTGTGTTTCCATGTTCGTGGATCTCAGAAAGCCTAGGGTGAGGACAGTAGCCAGCTGGCTTGGGTCCATGGTCAGAGGGGCCAGTGAGTGGGAGGGTGTTTCCAGCATACATGGATCTCAGAAAGCCTAGGGTGGGGATGCTAACCAGCTGGCTTGGGTCTACTcagcctgcagttagtgcaggaggaacctgtgcCTGGGAGTGTGGCTAAGCTGGCTGCTTGAAGGGATTGgtggactggtgggctacctgagagtgtgggaatcaatGGGTTCTCTTCTTTGCTTCCCTGCATCCTCCCACTGGACATCTACTAGAATCAGCATATTCCTAAGTACCCTAATGAAacttaagggtcttgcctttccttccctgtgagGTGAGGCAAGGTTAGGCAGGTGCCATCTTGAATGGAAGCCCcctaatgagtcaattttaaccttgaGATCTAGTTagaaaggttgacaaatagaggaacttaactaacttggttgggtactctaaattcagtttttcataatcattatcatgaccagattaacatcaataagttcaagttttaagtttacaacctgaacaCAATAgtaacctgctaccagccagggcctttttttgttagtctgatgtaagtcctaggctaatagtcattttatatctcaagaagtctggaatctgattaagtactttgtctttaactttctgtttaagcttactcatatcttcatttaCGTACTtcactcatatcttcatctacatacttctactttacaatctatgtaacaACTCTGtgacaatctttttcatcaaacatttaatatccaacatttaaagtttttttccagcttataaCTGCCAATGAGAACTTTCACTGTCCTtatcataagacttttaataaagggcattttgaaataacttttttataaaagagtagacTAGATTtgatttatattagttatctagaataaatatgtagattttatcatttattgattttggaactttgtttcttataactttcttgAAACACCtttataaaaaatttgaaaacatattCAAACATTAGaatatttagaaatttttttttacaaacttaGTATTGAGTAGTTCTAAATTTAAGCAAATTTTGAGGCTGTTGTTTGTTAATAgtttcatagaagcatagaaagataaactaaatataaaacagttacacatttcttataagaagttccCATATGTTCATAGTGACTTGTCAAtcacccatcatcatgctgggaaAGGATCCTAAGATTTTCCGTGCTTGTagctccctggctctgcaaggcaggggtGCTAAGAAAGAGCCATtgtattttttcttcctaaattccagggagagtttttgACCTTcctcagggctacaaggcagctttctgatactgccattttacaactctttaaagagtaggagaatcttgtatCTTTTcttgcctatgatcttaattactttcagtGTTTCTTTTGGGGGACCCCCAGCAGTCAAAGTTGGCTATgccatctagtacagtgggcttggtgtaGAACAATCCCCACAATGAcaactgctcagaacagaaatcattctgaaGCCTGAGGGCTGTGAGCTACATaaatactcatacacacacattcatttgaaGTGAaattttcatatagactctagacaacaaTTTCCTCTTtacacactcattcattcattcattagctGTGTATTATATTCTCGTTTTAAGTttgtattctatttacaacttcAGAGATTAAAACCAAACCTTGTTACTAGGCAGGGGTCAGAAGAAGCTGAAGGAACTGAAGGAGCCAGAGGAACTGTTGGGGCAAGGTCACCTGTGGCATCCCATCTGGGTTAAAAGCATAGGGTAAGGAcaagtatgggggaggggttgagtgagAGTGCATTCCCGAGACCTTGGCTAGagggacctggtgagaagagcaggtagagatAAGGCCATGCccacagaatgaaaaataaaagtttgaatatagggtatttcagaccacTGGCAGAAGtcttttaaatcagtgagaatttggaaatcagaaGTAcaattctcaggccatttggactcATTGTTCAGCTTAtgttgtggccaggcagagttcaTCCAAGAGTCGTAAAGGCTTTAAGTTCTtagggagacagggaaagaacaacatctgggagagagaaaggaatcagGGCTTATGCAGGGTTTACACAGAGCACCAATATGACCCCTGGCCTGTCAGGGTGAACAGGGCCTTAACTTCCCACACGGGCAGAGGCCGTGCAGGTCACAACTGTTttcttttagcctgttagtgggtgaGGTGGGTGACTATGCTCCTGATGGCGAAAGAGGCTGGTGTtgaaagatgagacctcaggagggacagggaggaggacagTGTCCTGAGATGGTGCCACCTAACCTTAAGGTGCCCCTTAGGGTACAGCAGACCAGAGAGCAAAGGACCTGAGGTGTCAATGCTTCTTTTTCAAGACCTTGGGTTGGAACCCAATAGAGGCAGA containing:
- the LOC101601321 gene encoding LOW QUALITY PROTEIN: olfactory receptor 14C36-like (The sequence of the model RefSeq protein was modified relative to this genomic sequence to represent the inferred CDS: inserted 1 base in 1 codon), which codes for MANSTQVTVFLLEFFAESWELRLLLSMLFLXTLLGNLLIILATTLDQNLHTPMYFFLRNLSILDMCYISVTVPNACVNSLTDNRVISMSGCATQIFMIFFCACVEILFLTVMAHDRYVAICQPLLYPVIMNHQFCVQMTLASVLVSLFITSAQTGNTFQLSFCQFNVVSKFFCDLPSLLRLSCSDTFSNKLLILLTAIGLGGSCFTFITISYAHIFSTVLKFPVKERGKAFSTCVPHIAVVSMFLSSGAYVYLKTQGVSEVVQDMVPSIFYSIVPPFVNPIIYSFRNKQIKEAVRKIVLKRFYLRKL